A stretch of the Vitis vinifera cultivar Pinot Noir 40024 chromosome 16, ASM3070453v1 genome encodes the following:
- the LOC100853093 gene encoding rust resistance kinase Lr10-like, giving the protein MSKANGQDFINEVATIGRIHHVNVVRLVRFCIQRSKWALVYDFMPNGSLDKFVFLDQGNNIPLNWERLYKIALGVGRGIEYLHQGCDMQILHFDIKPHNILLDEDFTPKVSDFGLAKLYSTNDSIVSITAARGTLGYIAPKLFYKNIGGVSFKVDVYSFGMLLLEMVGKRKNVNTFAKHSSQMYFTSWIYKYDQEEDMEMGDATEEEKRYVRKMVIVALWCIQMKHVDRPSMSQALEMLEGEVELLNMPPKPTLWSIDNHEQFMVEASTSSSNSMGTITLNGR; this is encoded by the coding sequence ATGTCAAAAGCTAATGGGCAAGATTTCATCAATGAAGTTGCTACAATCGGAAGGATTCATCATGTTAATGTTGTGAGACTTGTTAGATTTTGTATACAGAGATCAAAATGGGCTCTTGTATATGACTTCATGCCAAATGGGTCTCTTGATAAGtttgtttttcttgaccaaGGAAACAACATTCCCTTGAATTGGGAAAGATTATACAAGATTGCACTTGGAGTGGGACGTGGGATTGAATACTTACATCAGGGATGTGACATGCAAATTCTccattttgatatcaagccaCACAACATTCTTCTTGATGAAGACTTCACACcaaaagtttcagattttggtcttgcaaaattatattcaacaaaTGATAGTATCGTATCCATCACTGCTGCTAGAGGAACCTTGGGCTACATTGCTCCTAAATTATTCTACAAAAACATTGGAGGTGTATCATTTAAGGttgatgtttatagttttggaatgttgttaTTGGAAATGgtagggaaaaggaagaatgttAACACATTTGCAAAACATTCAAGTCAAATGTATTTCACATCATGGATTTATAAATATGATCAAGAAGAGGACATGGAAATGGGAGATGCCACTGAGGAGGAAAAAAGGTATGTAAGGAAAATGGTGATAGTTGCACTATGGTGTATACAAATGAAGCATGTAGATCGTCCTTCAATGAGCCAAGCATTGGAGATGCTTGAAGGAGAGGTTGAACTCTTGAACATGCCTCCTAAGCCAACTCTATGGTCTATTGATAATCATGAGCAATTCATGGTAGAGGCATCAACTTCATCATCGAATTCCATGGGTACAATTACCTTAAATGGAAGGTAG